One window of Paenibacillus sp. FSL K6-3182 genomic DNA carries:
- a CDS encoding metalloregulator ArsR/SmtB family transcription factor: MNDKGQMRDVYDAVADPTRRKLIQLLAEVEDLPLHEITVHFQMGRTAVSKHLAILKDADLVIAQKVGRETRYRLNANPLKEIKDWVSFYEGFWNERIDKLKLILEEKK; encoded by the coding sequence TTGAACGATAAAGGTCAGATGAGGGATGTTTATGACGCTGTTGCCGATCCAACAAGGCGAAAACTAATTCAATTGTTGGCAGAAGTTGAAGACTTGCCCCTACATGAGATAACGGTTCATTTTCAAATGGGTCGGACAGCGGTTTCCAAGCATTTGGCAATCCTGAAAGATGCTGATCTTGTCATTGCTCAAAAGGTTGGCAGAGAAACGAGATATCGGTTGAATGCTAATCCGTTGAAAGAAATAAAAGATTGGGTATCATTTTACGAAGGATTCTGGAATGAAAGAATAGATAAATTAAAACTTATATTGGAGGAAAAAAAATGA